In Leptidea sinapis chromosome 8, ilLepSina1.1, whole genome shotgun sequence, a single window of DNA contains:
- the LOC126965744 gene encoding ras-related protein Rab-7a: MSSRKKVLLKVIILGDSGVGKTSLMNQFVNKKFSNQYKATIGADFLTKEVIVDDRIVTMQIWDTAGQERFQSLGVAFYRGADCCVLVFDVTAPNTFKSLESWRDEFLIQASPRAPENFPFVILGNKVDLDNRAVSAKRAQQWCQSKNDIPYFETSAKEAVNVELAFQTIARNALAQETEAELYNEFPDQIKLNANDNNRNRDGDNCAC, translated from the coding sequence ATGTCGTCAAGAAAAAAGGTTCTTCtgaaagttataatattagGAGACAGTGGAGTGGGTAAAACATCTCTCATGAATCAGTTTGTCAACAAGAAATTTTCCAATCAGTACAAGGCTACCATAGGCGCAGATTTTCTTACAAAGGAGGTAATTGTTGATGATAGAATTGTCACAATGCAAATATGGGATACTGCGGGCCAGGAACGGTTTCAGTCACTAGGAGTGGCGTTCTATCGCGGGGCGGATTGCTGCGTATTAGTGTTTGACGTAACTGCCCCGAACACATTCAAGTCCTTGGAGAGTTGGAGAGATGAGTTTTTGATACAAGCATCGCCCCGAGCTCCGGAGAACTTCCCTTTTGTAATTCTAGGTAATAAAGTTGATTTGGACAACCGAGCAGTTTCGGCGAAACGTGCCCAACAATGGTGTCAAAGTAAAAATGATATTCCATATTTCGAAACAAGTGCTAAAGAAGCTGTCAATGTGGAACTTGCATTTCAAaccatagctcgaaatgctctAGCTCAAGAAACTGAGGCGGAGCTCTATAATGAGTTCCCTGATCAGATTAAGTTAAATGCAAATGACAACAACCGCAACCGAGATGGTGACAACTGTGCCTGTTAA